A stretch of the Mycobacterium shigaense genome encodes the following:
- a CDS encoding NDMA-dependent alcohol dehydrogenase — protein sequence MKCRGAVLEGVGRDWQIREIELDPPRDGEVLVRMIVARVCHSDDHLVTGDVLPTPEVRASTGIPEPDWFPILGGHEGAGVVEEVGPGVTAVRPGDHVAMSFIPACGSCRFCVDGQSYICDAGATLFLREMPTDGTCRHHLGDENLMAYGQLGTFAEYAVLTERSVIKIDDAIPFHAASLVSCGVSTGWGSATISAGTEPGDTVVVLGTGGVGMNALQGARAAGAKHVVAVDPVEYKRNSVKIFGATHSAVSAEEAILLVADITAGVMADRVVVTAGVVHVDLIPLAMRLLRKGGTCVITGITPYTEGTVPLVLQEMVLSSKQLKGALYGGMNPRTSVPMLLSMYQAGALKLDELVTRHYRLDEINEAMADLREGRNIRGIVDFAGV from the coding sequence ATGAAGTGTCGTGGCGCTGTGCTCGAAGGAGTCGGCAGGGACTGGCAGATCCGTGAGATCGAGCTCGACCCGCCCCGCGACGGTGAGGTCCTGGTGCGGATGATCGTTGCCAGGGTCTGCCACTCCGACGACCACCTGGTCACCGGCGACGTGCTGCCGACCCCCGAGGTGCGGGCCTCGACCGGCATCCCTGAGCCGGACTGGTTTCCGATACTCGGTGGTCACGAGGGCGCCGGTGTCGTCGAGGAAGTCGGGCCCGGCGTGACGGCGGTGCGGCCGGGCGACCACGTGGCGATGTCGTTCATTCCCGCGTGCGGCAGCTGCCGGTTCTGCGTCGACGGCCAGAGCTATATCTGCGACGCCGGCGCGACGCTGTTCTTGCGGGAGATGCCGACCGACGGCACCTGCCGCCATCATCTCGGCGACGAAAACCTCATGGCCTACGGCCAACTCGGCACCTTCGCGGAATATGCGGTGCTCACCGAACGGTCCGTCATCAAGATCGATGACGCGATCCCCTTCCATGCGGCCTCGCTGGTGTCGTGTGGCGTCAGCACCGGCTGGGGATCCGCGACGATTTCGGCGGGCACCGAGCCCGGTGACACCGTCGTGGTCCTGGGCACCGGTGGTGTCGGGATGAACGCCCTACAAGGCGCGCGCGCCGCTGGCGCGAAACACGTCGTAGCGGTGGATCCCGTTGAATACAAACGGAATTCGGTCAAGATCTTCGGCGCCACGCACAGCGCCGTCTCGGCCGAGGAGGCGATACTGCTGGTGGCCGACATCACGGCGGGCGTCATGGCCGATCGCGTCGTCGTCACAGCCGGTGTCGTGCACGTGGACCTGATCCCGTTGGCCATGCGGCTGCTGCGCAAGGGCGGGACGTGCGTGATCACCGGCATCACCCCCTACACCGAGGGAACGGTTCCACTGGTCCTGCAGGAGATGGTGCTGTCGTCCAAACAACTCAAGGGTGCGCTCTACGGCGGGATGAACCCGCGCACCAGCGTGCCGATGTTGCTGTCGATGTATCAGGCGGGGGCGCTGAAGCTCGACGAGTTGGTCACCCGCCACTATCGGCTCGACGAGATCAACGAGGCGATGGCAGACCTGCGCGAGGGCCGCAACATCCGCGGAATCGTCGACTTCGCCGGGGTGTGA
- a CDS encoding SDR family NAD(P)-dependent oxidoreductase has translation MQVAIVTGASSGIGLGCATKLAEQGMAIVGTGRDRGRLAALEKTVGDPDRVATLAVDLTDDDAPRRIVDLAVDRWGQVDFLVNNAGVGGPKPLHETDDQTLDYFLNLMLRAPFRLARDVLPHMAPGSAIINVTSTFAVVGGLRGGAYSAAKGGLTALTTHIACQYGASGIRCNAVAPGVTATPMVEKRLQDERFRKINTEMTPHPRLGTIDDIASTVAFLCSPGAAFINGQTIVVDGGWSSTKYLSEFALSSRWVEQ, from the coding sequence ATGCAGGTCGCAATCGTGACGGGAGCAAGCAGCGGCATCGGCTTGGGGTGCGCCACCAAGCTTGCCGAGCAGGGCATGGCGATCGTCGGCACCGGCCGCGACCGGGGCCGGCTGGCCGCGCTCGAAAAGACGGTCGGCGATCCCGATCGCGTTGCGACGCTTGCGGTCGACCTGACCGACGACGACGCGCCGCGGCGCATCGTGGACCTCGCGGTCGATCGGTGGGGCCAGGTCGACTTCCTGGTCAACAACGCCGGAGTGGGGGGCCCCAAGCCGCTGCACGAGACCGACGACCAGACCCTGGACTACTTCCTGAATTTGATGCTCCGGGCGCCGTTTCGGCTCGCCCGGGACGTGCTGCCGCACATGGCGCCCGGGTCGGCGATCATCAACGTGACATCGACGTTCGCAGTCGTCGGCGGCCTGCGCGGCGGCGCCTACTCGGCCGCCAAGGGCGGACTGACCGCGCTGACCACGCACATCGCCTGCCAGTACGGTGCGTCCGGCATCCGTTGTAACGCCGTCGCGCCCGGGGTGACGGCGACGCCGATGGTCGAAAAACGGCTGCAGGACGAGCGATTCCGCAAGATCAACACCGAAATGACGCCGCACCCGCGGCTGGGCACGATCGATGACATCGCCAGCACCGTCGCCTTCCTGTGCTCGCCGGGTGCGGCGTTCATCAACGGACAGACGATCGTGGTCGACGGCGGGTGGAGTTCGACGAAATATCTGTCGGAGTTCGCGCTGTCGTCGCGGTGGGTCGAGCAGTAG
- a CDS encoding AMP-binding protein, which produces MITRAAQDTAYASQAYRSGLWVHTTLADSLRAAAEASPQRTLLVDKDIRLDCGTLHTQARGLAAALLARMPTGSVVSFMLPNWHEAAVVYLAATLAGMVVNPILPSLRDHDLRFILEDSRAAIVFVPNKYGGHDYAAMLGRVTAAMSPAPEVVVLRGDPGAHTAYPALLEQAPDAAVFPALDPDSVRMILYTSGTTSRPKGVLHSHNSMHALICQLRDQWMIAPGDTFLVPSPIAHIGGSIYAFECPLLLGTTAVLMDRWEPAEAVALMDSQRCTHMAGATPFLQQLLAAAEGAGTRLPDLKVFICGGASVSPSLIHRAAGYFDHAAVTRVYGCTEVPVATVGAPRPNEADHAADTDGRPGIAEIKLVAHEAAPAGDGEICVRGPQMLVGYRHPEDDSFDEAGFFRTGDLGRWVSAGSDERYLVVTGRAKDVIIRSGENISAKEVEDLLADHPGIAEIAVVGLPDQRTGERACAVIVPTAAAHPDVASLLALLVSKGVAKFKAPEQVVITDALPKNDAGKVLKHQIRASLTRAQTKEG; this is translated from the coding sequence ATGATTACCCGGGCCGCGCAGGACACGGCATACGCGTCGCAGGCATACCGCAGCGGCTTGTGGGTGCACACCACCCTGGCCGATTCGCTGCGTGCGGCCGCTGAGGCGTCACCGCAGCGAACATTGTTGGTGGACAAGGATATTCGACTCGACTGCGGCACGCTGCACACACAGGCCCGCGGCCTGGCGGCGGCCCTGCTGGCGCGGATGCCGACCGGCAGCGTCGTGTCGTTCATGTTGCCGAACTGGCACGAAGCCGCCGTCGTCTATCTGGCCGCGACGCTGGCCGGAATGGTCGTGAATCCGATCCTGCCGTCGCTGCGCGACCACGACCTACGCTTCATCCTCGAAGACAGCCGCGCCGCAATTGTTTTCGTTCCGAACAAATACGGCGGCCACGACTACGCGGCGATGCTGGGTCGCGTGACCGCCGCGATGAGCCCAGCCCCGGAGGTGGTGGTGCTGCGCGGCGACCCCGGTGCGCACACCGCGTACCCGGCGCTGCTGGAACAGGCCCCGGATGCCGCTGTGTTTCCCGCGCTCGATCCCGATTCGGTACGAATGATCCTGTATACCTCCGGTACCACCAGCCGACCGAAAGGCGTGCTGCACAGCCACAACTCGATGCACGCGCTGATCTGTCAGCTGCGCGACCAGTGGATGATCGCCCCCGGCGACACGTTCCTGGTGCCCTCGCCGATCGCCCATATCGGCGGGTCGATCTATGCGTTCGAATGCCCGCTGCTGCTGGGCACGACAGCGGTGCTCATGGACCGCTGGGAGCCGGCCGAGGCGGTCGCGTTGATGGACTCGCAGCGGTGCACCCACATGGCCGGGGCCACACCGTTTCTGCAGCAGTTGTTGGCCGCAGCCGAAGGCGCCGGCACCCGGCTGCCCGACTTGAAGGTGTTCATCTGCGGCGGCGCCTCCGTATCGCCATCGCTAATTCACCGCGCCGCAGGGTATTTCGATCATGCGGCCGTCACCCGAGTCTACGGCTGCACCGAGGTGCCGGTCGCGACCGTCGGCGCGCCCCGGCCGAACGAGGCCGACCACGCCGCCGACACGGACGGGCGGCCCGGGATCGCCGAGATCAAGCTCGTCGCGCACGAGGCCGCACCGGCCGGTGACGGCGAGATCTGCGTGCGCGGCCCGCAGATGCTGGTCGGCTATCGCCATCCCGAAGACGACTCTTTCGACGAGGCGGGCTTTTTCCGCACCGGCGACCTGGGGCGCTGGGTCTCGGCCGGTTCCGATGAGCGATATCTCGTCGTGACGGGCCGCGCGAAGGACGTCATCATCCGCAGCGGCGAGAACATCTCCGCTAAGGAGGTCGAGGACCTGCTCGCCGACCATCCCGGCATCGCCGAGATCGCCGTCGTCGGGCTACCCGACCAACGCACCGGAGAACGGGCCTGCGCGGTGATCGTGCCCACCGCCGCGGCGCACCCCGACGTCGCAAGCCTGCTCGCCCTGCTGGTAAGCAAGGGAGTCGCCAAATTCAAGGCGCCAGAACAGGTTGTGATCACCGATGCCCTGCCGAAGAACGACGCGGGCAAGGTTCTGAAACATCAGATCCGGGCGTCGTTGACGCGGGCACAGACGAAGGAGGGGTGA
- a CDS encoding GntR family transcriptional regulator produces MSQAVAGDHRYLQIARTLRKEIVDGVYPVGSQLPTEHQLCERFAVSRYTVREALRRLREDNLVASRPRAGTRVVPRPASSSYAQDAMSIDDLVAFAAGAQLTIESNAMVTIDADLAARTGLEVGSQWLSVRGFRQAEGAAVPLCRTEYYISRTFAAVGRLLQRHAGPIFPLIEDLFGVSVAQLHQEIAAVPLSPELADGLGSEAGTAALQMRRTYTTSDGEVAQVTINTHLSSKFRYAMTMRRVNN; encoded by the coding sequence ATGTCCCAGGCCGTCGCGGGCGACCACCGCTACCTCCAGATCGCCCGCACGCTCCGCAAGGAGATCGTCGACGGGGTCTACCCCGTGGGCTCGCAGCTGCCGACCGAACACCAACTGTGCGAGCGCTTCGCGGTGAGCCGCTACACGGTCCGCGAGGCCCTGCGCCGGCTGCGGGAGGACAACCTGGTCGCGTCGCGACCGCGGGCGGGCACTCGGGTGGTTCCCCGGCCGGCGTCGAGTTCCTATGCCCAGGATGCGATGTCGATCGACGACCTCGTCGCGTTCGCGGCCGGTGCGCAGCTGACCATCGAATCCAACGCGATGGTCACGATCGACGCCGATCTGGCGGCCCGGACCGGACTCGAGGTCGGCAGCCAGTGGCTATCGGTTCGCGGTTTCCGGCAGGCCGAGGGTGCGGCGGTGCCACTGTGCCGAACCGAGTACTACATCAGCCGGACCTTCGCCGCGGTCGGCAGGTTGCTGCAACGTCATGCCGGCCCGATCTTCCCGCTGATCGAGGACCTGTTCGGCGTGAGCGTGGCCCAACTACACCAGGAGATCGCCGCAGTGCCACTGTCGCCGGAGCTGGCCGACGGGCTCGGCTCCGAGGCCGGCACGGCGGCCCTGCAGATGCGGCGCACCTATACGACCTCCGACGGCGAGGTGGCCCAGGTGACGATCAACACGCACCTGTCGTCGAAGTTCCGCTACGCGATGACGATGCGCCGCGTGAATAATTAG
- a CDS encoding SMP-30/gluconolactonase/LRE family protein → MSVSRAISTQPSRYAAPHPVEVAQGWELERVTAPSRLFGANGLRTGPDGRIYIAQVTGSQISVLDHRTGELVTASPKGGDIVAPDDVAFDASGNLYATEVMDGRVSVRDTAGRTRVLRDDVPSANGITVYHGRLFIGECREGGRLLEFDLSGGPPRVLLENVPSPNAMEVGPDGLLYFPVMGANEIWRIDPDGGAAQRVAGDLGVPDSVKFDAHGYLVSTQVANGQVLRIDPRSGERRVLAQLNPGLDNCTFVGDQLFVSNFTGEITEISPDGTTESVLAGGLNWPMDLTMGHDGQLYIADGTYFYVALPDGSLHTAGMLFSPGYPGFLRGVAASGPGEFVVTTSGGQVSRYRPEANETELLADGFDQLYGVALSPGAVVFAELGAGRVLSLSLRSGGIEVLATGLREPVGVAVEADGTCLVAEAGAGRVVRPHGSTVDTVVSDLQRPQGILVRGGVLYIVDAGAKELIAFDATTGARRTIASGLPVGPPPGVTPKPLLGMPPFSGPQGPFAGIAAAADGTLYVSADGDGSVLALRPKPDGR, encoded by the coding sequence ATGTCCGTTTCGCGAGCCATCTCGACGCAGCCATCGCGCTATGCGGCGCCGCATCCGGTCGAAGTCGCGCAGGGCTGGGAACTCGAGCGGGTCACCGCCCCCAGTCGGCTGTTCGGCGCCAACGGCCTGCGCACCGGGCCGGACGGTCGCATCTACATCGCCCAGGTGACCGGCAGTCAGATCAGCGTGCTGGACCATCGCACCGGGGAACTCGTGACCGCCAGCCCCAAGGGCGGCGACATCGTGGCGCCCGACGATGTCGCTTTCGACGCCAGCGGCAACCTGTACGCCACCGAGGTGATGGACGGCCGGGTCAGCGTGCGCGACACCGCAGGCCGGACACGGGTGTTGCGCGACGACGTCCCGTCGGCCAACGGCATCACCGTGTACCACGGCCGGCTGTTCATCGGCGAATGCCGGGAGGGCGGACGGCTGCTGGAATTCGACCTCTCCGGCGGGCCGCCGCGGGTGCTCCTGGAGAACGTGCCCTCGCCGAACGCGATGGAGGTCGGCCCTGACGGCCTGCTCTACTTCCCGGTGATGGGGGCCAACGAGATCTGGCGCATCGACCCCGACGGCGGCGCGGCGCAGCGGGTCGCGGGCGATCTCGGAGTGCCCGACTCGGTCAAGTTCGACGCGCACGGCTACCTCGTCTCGACGCAGGTGGCCAACGGGCAGGTGTTGCGCATCGATCCGCGCAGCGGCGAACGGCGGGTGCTCGCCCAGCTGAATCCGGGACTGGACAACTGCACCTTCGTCGGCGACCAATTGTTCGTCTCCAACTTCACCGGCGAGATCACCGAGATCTCCCCCGACGGGACCACAGAATCCGTGCTTGCCGGCGGGCTCAACTGGCCGATGGACCTGACGATGGGGCACGACGGTCAGCTCTACATCGCCGACGGCACCTACTTTTACGTCGCGCTGCCCGACGGGTCCCTGCACACCGCCGGAATGCTGTTCAGTCCCGGCTATCCTGGATTCCTGCGCGGCGTCGCGGCAAGCGGACCCGGCGAGTTCGTCGTGACCACCTCGGGCGGCCAGGTCAGCCGCTACCGGCCGGAAGCGAACGAAACCGAGTTGCTCGCAGACGGTTTCGACCAGCTCTACGGCGTGGCCCTGAGCCCCGGCGCGGTCGTCTTTGCGGAGCTGGGCGCCGGACGGGTGCTGTCGCTTTCGCTGCGGTCCGGCGGCATCGAGGTGCTGGCCACCGGGCTGCGTGAGCCGGTCGGCGTCGCGGTCGAAGCCGACGGGACGTGTCTGGTCGCCGAGGCCGGTGCCGGACGGGTGGTCCGGCCGCACGGGTCGACCGTTGACACCGTCGTTTCCGATCTGCAACGCCCGCAGGGCATTCTGGTCCGCGGCGGGGTGCTCTACATCGTCGACGCCGGCGCCAAAGAGCTGATCGCGTTCGATGCGACCACCGGCGCACGGCGCACGATCGCATCCGGGCTGCCGGTGGGTCCGCCTCCGGGCGTGACGCCCAAGCCGCTGCTCGGCATGCCACCGTTTTCCGGGCCGCAGGGCCCGTTCGCCGGTATCGCCGCCGCGGCCGACGGGACGCTCTACGTCTCGGCGGACGGCGACGGCAGCGTGCTGGCGTTACGCCCGAAACCGGACGGCCGTTGA
- a CDS encoding SDR family NAD(P)-dependent oxidoreductase, which produces MDDPFGLDGRVVVVSGAGGGGIGTTVTAMTARAGATVVAVSRSKENLDEHIAPLAAQGLPVVPVAADASTDEGIAAVLDRARRADGTLYGLVNVAGGAAPSTWMPSTRVTRADWRTIFADNLETTFFMSRAVAAELVAQHRPGSIVSISSISGMNTAPFHIAYGTAKSAIAAMTRTMALELAQAGIRVNAVAPGVTETAASRTYVDEDRERDRQAIAMGRRGRSEEQAGAILFLLSELSSYVTGQTLLVDGGLDLKWSHLGADNTSLFLKDESFRAQIRRM; this is translated from the coding sequence ATGGACGATCCTTTCGGCCTCGACGGTCGTGTCGTCGTGGTTTCCGGCGCCGGCGGGGGCGGCATCGGCACCACCGTCACGGCCATGACCGCCCGCGCGGGTGCGACGGTCGTCGCGGTGAGCCGGTCGAAGGAAAACCTCGACGAGCACATCGCCCCGCTGGCGGCCCAGGGGCTGCCGGTGGTGCCCGTCGCGGCCGATGCGTCCACCGACGAGGGCATCGCCGCGGTGCTCGACCGCGCGCGCCGCGCCGACGGCACGCTGTACGGGTTGGTGAATGTCGCAGGTGGCGCCGCTCCTTCGACGTGGATGCCGTCGACCCGGGTGACGCGTGCGGACTGGCGCACGATCTTCGCCGACAATCTCGAGACGACCTTCTTCATGAGTCGGGCCGTGGCGGCCGAGCTCGTCGCGCAGCACCGGCCGGGGTCGATCGTGTCGATCTCCTCGATCAGCGGCATGAACACGGCTCCGTTTCACATCGCCTACGGCACGGCCAAGTCCGCGATCGCGGCGATGACGCGGACGATGGCCCTCGAGTTGGCGCAGGCGGGAATCCGCGTGAATGCCGTGGCGCCCGGCGTCACCGAGACGGCGGCCTCGCGCACCTACGTCGACGAGGATCGCGAGCGGGACCGCCAGGCGATCGCGATGGGGCGGCGCGGGCGGTCCGAGGAGCAGGCGGGGGCCATCCTGTTTTTGCTCTCGGAGCTGTCGAGTTACGTCACCGGCCAGACGCTGCTCGTCGACGGCGGCCTGGACCTCAAATGGAGCCATCTGGGCGCCGACAACACGTCACTTTTCCTCAAGGACGAGTCCTTCCGCGCGCAGATCAGGAGGATGTGA
- a CDS encoding aromatic ring-hydroxylating oxygenase subunit alpha: protein MTDLAKDTAAEELSTPMTIGVEAYISAEYARAERDKLWRKVWQQVGRVEELPEVGSYLTYDILDDSIIVVRSGADEFHAHHNVCMHRGRRLVDTPEGAKNACARTRKSFVCGFHGWTYGLDGACTHIREQQDWQDALTPDNTHLCPVRVDTWGGWLWINMDPDCESLADFLFPAAKMLDPFCLENLRYKWRKWLNFDCNWKVALEAFNETYHVYTTHPEFNKFGEFKGWAKAQGRHSNIGYDAPDDLAATKSKIRLGTGADPRVSTARMQIYTMEQTNTSTTETLVNAARRLVDELPEGTSADKVLEHWLASARRDDEARGVIWPTIPSDILGQAGTAWQIFPNFQIGQGLTVALCYGARPHPSYDPDKCIFEVSVFELYPKGQEPQTEWEYTPVGDPRWRSVLPQDFSNMAAVQQGMKSLGFPSTKPNPYRERSTVNLHYQLSRYMGTGEPQELRDR, encoded by the coding sequence ATGACCGACCTGGCCAAAGATACGGCGGCCGAGGAACTTTCGACACCGATGACGATCGGGGTCGAGGCCTACATCTCCGCGGAGTACGCCCGCGCCGAACGGGACAAGCTGTGGCGCAAGGTCTGGCAGCAGGTCGGCCGCGTCGAGGAGCTGCCCGAGGTTGGCAGTTACCTGACCTACGACATCCTCGACGACTCGATCATCGTGGTGCGCAGCGGTGCCGATGAGTTTCACGCGCACCACAACGTGTGTATGCACCGCGGCCGGCGCCTCGTCGACACGCCCGAGGGCGCCAAGAACGCCTGTGCCCGCACGCGAAAGTCGTTCGTCTGCGGCTTCCACGGCTGGACCTACGGCCTCGACGGTGCGTGCACGCACATCCGCGAGCAGCAGGACTGGCAGGACGCGCTCACGCCCGACAACACCCACCTGTGCCCGGTCCGGGTCGATACCTGGGGCGGCTGGTTGTGGATCAACATGGACCCCGACTGCGAATCGCTGGCCGACTTCCTGTTCCCCGCCGCAAAGATGCTCGACCCCTTCTGCCTGGAGAACCTGCGCTACAAATGGCGCAAGTGGCTGAACTTCGACTGCAACTGGAAGGTCGCGCTGGAGGCCTTCAACGAGACCTACCACGTCTACACCACGCATCCGGAGTTCAACAAGTTCGGCGAATTCAAGGGCTGGGCGAAAGCGCAAGGCAGGCACAGCAATATCGGCTACGACGCCCCGGACGACCTCGCGGCGACCAAGTCCAAGATCCGCCTCGGCACCGGCGCCGATCCCCGCGTGTCGACCGCTCGGATGCAGATCTACACGATGGAGCAAACCAACACCTCCACCACCGAGACGCTGGTGAACGCCGCCAGAAGGCTGGTCGACGAGCTGCCCGAGGGCACCTCGGCCGACAAGGTGCTCGAGCACTGGCTGGCGTCGGCACGCCGCGACGACGAAGCCCGCGGCGTCATCTGGCCGACGATTCCCTCCGACATCCTCGGGCAGGCCGGCACCGCGTGGCAGATCTTTCCGAACTTCCAGATCGGGCAGGGTCTGACGGTTGCGCTGTGCTACGGCGCGCGGCCGCACCCCAGCTACGATCCCGACAAATGCATCTTCGAGGTTTCTGTCTTCGAGCTGTACCCGAAAGGCCAAGAGCCGCAGACTGAATGGGAGTACACGCCGGTCGGCGACCCCCGGTGGCGCTCGGTGCTGCCGCAGGACTTCTCCAACATGGCCGCCGTGCAACAGGGCATGAAATCCCTCGGCTTCCCGAGCACCAAGCCCAACCCGTACCGCGAGCGCAGCACCGTCAACCTGCACTACCAGCTGTCGAGATACATGGGCACCGGCGAGCCGCAGGAGCTTCGAGATAGATGA
- a CDS encoding flavin-containing monooxygenase, with translation MTIADTPCGPTEVPQDVDIDAMRAKYAQERKKRLRKDGGAQYLELHGDLADLYEVDPYTPVADRAPVHEDIEVVVLGGGFSGLLSGAYLKKAGVQDVRIIEMAGDFGGVWYWNRFPGIQCDNDAYCYIPMLEELGFMPSKKFADGAEIFAHCQAMGKHFDLYDGAIFSTRVETMRWDENSKRWRLITNRGDDIRARFVVMAQGSYNKPKLPGIPGIKEYLAAGGHAFHSARWDYDYTGGDSGGGLHRLADKRVALVGTGATGVQLVPHLGRDAKQLVVFQRTPSSVDMRANTPTDPVWAAALQPGWQEQRKRNFHNWSPFVGVVFGEPDLVCDFWTELGRNMTARIAASPDPASLGIEEIMAIREEEDYKIMERLRRRVAALVDDPDTAEALKPYYRFMCKRPCSSETYLPAFNLPNVTLVDISESKGVERLTEKGIVANGVEYEVDCVVFASGFEISTEISRRFAVDVIEGRDGLSLLDYWHDKYQTLHGMTTRGFPNQFFTGFIQGGVSANTTAMFEQQAEHIAYIIGEAQKRGARTVEPSQEGQDGWVKTVADLAIDNSSFEMSCTPGYYNNEGQGGAKDNGAFLGDFYSPGFYAFGDLIAEWRVRGDLKGLELS, from the coding sequence ATGACCATCGCTGACACGCCGTGCGGACCCACCGAGGTACCGCAGGACGTCGACATCGACGCGATGCGGGCCAAGTACGCCCAGGAGCGCAAGAAGCGCCTGCGCAAGGATGGCGGCGCGCAGTACCTCGAACTCCACGGTGACCTGGCCGACCTCTACGAGGTAGACCCATACACGCCGGTAGCCGATCGCGCCCCGGTCCACGAAGACATCGAGGTGGTCGTCCTCGGCGGCGGGTTCTCCGGATTGTTGTCGGGCGCCTACCTGAAAAAGGCTGGTGTGCAGGATGTTCGGATCATCGAAATGGCCGGGGACTTCGGCGGAGTGTGGTATTGGAACCGTTTCCCGGGCATCCAGTGCGACAACGACGCCTACTGCTACATCCCGATGCTCGAGGAACTCGGCTTCATGCCGAGCAAGAAGTTCGCCGACGGCGCCGAGATCTTCGCGCATTGCCAGGCCATGGGCAAACACTTCGACCTCTACGACGGCGCGATCTTCTCGACCCGGGTCGAGACCATGCGCTGGGACGAGAACAGCAAGCGCTGGCGGCTGATCACCAACCGCGGCGACGACATTCGCGCGCGTTTCGTGGTGATGGCGCAGGGCTCGTACAACAAGCCAAAGCTGCCCGGCATCCCCGGTATCAAGGAGTACTTGGCTGCCGGCGGCCACGCGTTCCATTCCGCGCGCTGGGACTACGACTACACCGGCGGCGACTCGGGGGGCGGCCTGCACAGGCTGGCCGACAAGCGGGTCGCACTCGTCGGGACGGGGGCCACCGGCGTGCAGCTGGTACCGCATCTCGGACGGGACGCCAAACAGCTCGTCGTGTTCCAGCGCACACCGTCGTCGGTGGACATGCGCGCAAACACGCCCACCGACCCGGTCTGGGCCGCGGCCCTGCAGCCAGGTTGGCAGGAGCAGCGCAAGCGCAACTTCCACAACTGGTCACCGTTTGTCGGGGTGGTCTTCGGCGAACCGGATCTGGTGTGCGACTTCTGGACCGAATTGGGCCGCAACATGACCGCCCGGATCGCCGCCAGTCCGGATCCCGCCTCGCTGGGGATCGAGGAGATCATGGCGATACGGGAGGAAGAGGACTACAAGATCATGGAGCGGCTTCGGCGCCGCGTGGCCGCGCTGGTCGACGACCCCGACACTGCCGAGGCGCTCAAGCCGTACTACCGCTTCATGTGCAAGCGGCCGTGCTCGAGCGAGACGTACCTGCCTGCGTTCAACCTGCCCAACGTGACACTGGTGGACATATCGGAATCCAAGGGCGTGGAACGCCTGACGGAAAAGGGTATCGTCGCCAACGGCGTTGAGTACGAGGTCGATTGCGTCGTGTTCGCCAGCGGATTCGAGATCTCCACGGAGATCAGCCGGCGCTTCGCGGTCGACGTCATCGAGGGCCGAGACGGGCTGTCGCTGCTCGACTACTGGCACGACAAGTACCAGACGCTGCACGGCATGACCACCCGCGGATTCCCCAATCAGTTCTTCACAGGCTTCATCCAGGGCGGCGTCTCGGCCAACACCACCGCGATGTTCGAGCAACAGGCCGAGCACATCGCCTACATCATCGGCGAGGCGCAGAAACGTGGCGCGCGGACCGTCGAACCCAGTCAGGAGGGTCAGGACGGGTGGGTCAAGACGGTCGCCGACCTCGCGATCGACAACTCGTCCTTCGAGATGTCCTGCACCCCTGGTTATTACAACAACGAGGGTCAAGGCGGCGCCAAAGACAATGGTGCATTCCTCGGCGATTTCTACTCGCCGGGCTTCTACGCCTTCGGTGACCTGATCGCCGAGTGGCGCGTCAGGGGTGACCTGAAAGGCCTTGAGCTTTCATGA